CCTGGAACTGCGTGAACGGGGCAGCTGGTTTTTGACGACCGGGGCAGGCAGTTCCGGCCCGGGCATCGAGTTGTTGCTGGGACGCGACCGCTTGGTGGAAAAGATGCGCCGCTTTATTGCCATCTATGAAAAAACCTTGAAAGAACAGATTACGAACATTGCGAGCGTCGACCTGCGTTACGCCAACGGCCTGGCCGTCGGCTGGCGTGCACCGGCCGCGCCCACGGCAGCACAACCCGCTGTCGCGAAGAATTAAGAAGAGGCAGGACCCATGGCAAACGTGCAAAGCGGCAAAATGATCGTCGGTCTCGATATCGGCACCTCCAAGGTGGTGGCGCTGGTGGGCGAGGTTGGGGAAGACGGCGCGATCGAAATCGTCGGTATTGGCACGCATCCGTCCCGGGGCCTGAAGAAGGGCGTGGTGGTGAACATCGAGTCCACCGTGCAATCGATCCAGCGCGCTATCGAAGAAGCGCAGCTGATGGCCGGTTGCCGGATTCACTCGGCGTTTGTCGGCGTGGCCGGCAACCATATCCGCAGCCTGAATTCCCATGGCATCGTGGCGATCCGCGACCGTGAAGTCAGCTCGGCCGACCTTGATCGCGTCCTCGACGCGGCCCAGGCCGTGGCGATCCCGGCTGACCAGCGCGTGCTGCACACCCTGCCGCAGGACTACGTGATCGATAACCAGGAAGGCGTGCGCGAGCCCCTGGGAATGTCGGGCGTACGTCTGGAAGCCAAGGTTCACGTGGTGACCTGCGCCGTCAACGCCGCACAGAACATTGAAAAATGCGTGCGCCGTTGCGGCCTGGAAATCGACGACATCATTCTCGAGCAGTTGGCTTCGGCCTACTCGGTACTCACCGACGACGAAAAAGAGCTGGGCGTGTGCCTGGTGGACATCGGCGGCGGCACCACCGACATCGCGATCTTCACCGAGGGTGCGATCCGTCACACCGCGGTGATCCCGATTGCCGGCGACCAGGTCACCAACGACATCGCCATGGCGTTGCGTACACCGACCCAGTACGCCGAAGAAATCAAGATCCGCTACGCCTGTGCCCTGGCCAAACTGGCCGGTGCCGGCGAGACCATCAAGGTGCCAAGCGTGGGCGACCGCCCACCGCGCGAACTGTCGCGCCAGGCCCTGGCCGAAGTGGTCGAGCCGCGCTACGACGAACTGTTCACCCTGATCCAGGCTGAACTGCGTCGCAGCGGCTACGAAGATCTGATCCCGGCCGGCATCGTGCTGACCGGTGGCACCTCGAAGATGGAAGGCGCGGTCGAACTGGCCGAAGAGATCTTCCACATGCCTGTGCGCCTGGGCGTGCCCCATGGCGTGAAAGGCCTTGGCGACGTCGTGCGCAACCCGATTTATTCCACCGGTGTGGGCTTGCTGTTGTACGGGCTGCAAAAGCAGACCGATGGCATTTCCCTGTCGGGCCCGAGCATCCGCGACAGCTACCGCAGTGACGACGAAGCCAAAGCGCCGTTGTTCGAGCGGTTGCAGGCTTGGGTCAAAGGCAATTTCTAAAGATTTACCGCGACACCGCAGCACCCGCAGTAAGCAGTAGGCGAAAAAACTAGAGAAAACGAAAGGAGAGGGAACATGTTTGAACTCGTAGACAACATCCCCGCTAGCCCGGTTATCAAAGTAATCGGTGTCGGCGGTGGCGGCGGCAACGCTGTCAACCACATGGTCAAGAGCAACATTGAAGGCGTTGAATTCATCTGCGCCAACACTGATGCCCAGGCGCTGAAAAGCATCGGCGCGCGGACCATCCTGCAATTGGGCACAGCGGTGACCAAGGGCCTCGGCGCTGGCGCCAATCCGGAAGTCGGCCGTCAAGCCGCTCTGGAAGACCGCGAGCGTATTGCCGAAGTGCTGCAAGGCACCAACATGGTGTTCATCACCACCGGCATGGGCGGAGGTACCGGTACCGGTGCTGCTCCGATCATTGCCGAAGTGGCCAAGGAAATGGGGATTCTGACCGTCGCTGTCGTGACGCGTCCGTTCCCGTTCGAAGGCCGCAAGCGCATGCAGATTGCCGACGAAGGTATCCGTCTGCTGTCTGAAAGCGTCGACTCGTTGATCACCATTCCCAACGAGAAACTGCTGACCATCCTGGGCAAGGACGCAAGCCTGCTGTCTGCGTTCGCCAAGGCTGACGATGTACTGGCCGGTGCCGTTCGCGGTATCTCCGACATCATCAAGCGTCCGGGCATGATCAACGTCGACTTTGCCGACGTTCGTACCGTCATGAGCGAAATGGGCATGGCGATGATGGGCACTGGCTGCGCCAGCGGTCCTAACCGTGCACGCGAAGCGACCGAAGCGGCCATCCGCAACCCGTTGCTCGAAGACGTGAACCTGCAAGGCGCACGCGGCATCCTGGTGAACATCACCGCAGGTCCCGACCTGTCCCTGGGTGAGTACTCCGACGTGGGTAGCATCATCGAAGCCTTCGCGTCCGAGCACGCCATGGTCAAGGTGGGTACCGTTATCGATCCGGACATGCGTGATGAACTGCATGTAACCGTGGTTGCGACCGGCCTGGGTGCGAAAATCGAGAAGCCTGTAAAGGTCATCGACAACACCCTGCACAACAGCCAGGTCAGCCAGGCTAATCAGGCAGCGGCCGCTGCAGCACCTGCTCGCCAGGAACTGCCGTCGGTGAACTACCGTGATCTGGACCGTCCGACCGTGATGCGCAACCAGGCCCAGGCCGGTGCTGCTGCATCCCGTAGCCTGAATCCGCAAGATGATCTGGACTACCTGGACATCCCGGCATTCCTGCGTCGTCAGGCCGATTAATGGAATGTATCAGGGCTATGAAGGTGATTGGTGTTCAGCAAAGGTCTGGTCTGTTATTATCGCCAGCCTTTGTTGATACCAGTTCGCAATTTGCGCTGAAGCGGTCCAAGCCATGATTAAACAACGCACCCTGAAGAATATTATCCGTGCCACAGGTGTAGGTCTGCACTCCGGGGAGAAGGTATACCTGACCCTCAAGCCCGCACCTGTCGACACCGGCATCGTGTTTGTTCGTGCCGACCTGGACCCTGTGGTGCAGATTCCTGCTCGCGCGGAAAACGTTGGCGAAACCACGATGTCGACCACTCTGGTCAACGGTGACGTCAAAGTGGACACGGTGGAGCACTTGCTCTCGGCCATGGCTGGCCTGGGCATCGATAACGCCTACGTCGAGCTCTCCGCGTCCGAAGTCCCGATCATGGATGGCAGCGCTGGACCCTTCGTATTCTTGATTCAATCTGCCGGCCTGGAAGAACAGGACGCAGCCAAGAAGTTCATTCGCATTCTGCGGGAAGTGACAGTAGAAGACGGCGACAAGCGCGCCACCTTCGTCCCGTTCGAAGGCTTTAAAGTGAGCTTTGAGATCGATTTCGATCACCCGGTATTCCGTGACCGCACCCAAAGTGCAAGCGTGGATTTTTCCAGCACTTCGTTCGTAAAAGAAGTCAGCCGCGCCCGTACCTTTGGTTTCATGAGTGACATCGAGTACCTGCGCAAGCACAACCTCGCACTCGGCGGCAGCGTTGAAAACGCCATTGTGGTCGACGCGGATGGTGTACTGAACGAAGACGGCCTTCGCTACGAAGACGAATTCGTGAAGCACAAGATCCTCGATGCAATCGGTGACCTCTACCTGCTGGGCAATAGCCTGATAGGCGAGTTCAAAGGCTTCAAGTCGGGCCACGCCCTTAACAACCAGCTGCTGCGCAAGTTGATTGAGCAGACAGACGCTTGGGAAGTCGTGACCTTCGAAGATGCCAGCACCGCACCGATCTCTTACATGCGTCCCGTTGCGGCGGTGTAAGTAACAACTCTCTTTCTTTAGTTTTTAAAGGCTGCCTTCGGGTGGCCTTTTTTTATGGCGCGCCGTTTTATATGGGAAGGGTTGCCGCGTCCACAATGCGATTGCGCCCACTGTGCTTGGCCTCATACAACGCTTGGTCAGCCTTGAGCAGCAAGTCCTCAAGGGTGATACGGCTGTGCTTGTGCCAGGTACTCATGCCGATGCTCACCGTGATCGGCTGATCATCCCCGGCCACCTGCGGCAAATGCTGAACGCTCTGGCGGATACGCTCGGCGATCACCCAGGCGCCCTTGGCGTCGGTATGGGGCAGCACCGCGGCGAACTCTTCACCGCCATAACGCGCTGCCAGGTCGGCCGGGCGACGGATAGTGCTGTTGATTACCTGCGCGACTGCCCGCAACGCATCATCCCCACCCTGATGGCCGTGGCGGTCGTTGAAGGCCTTGAAGTGGTCCACGTCGATCATCAGCACGGTCAGCGGCTCGGTTGAGCGCTGCGCACGGTCCCATTCCATACGCAAACGCTCGTCCAGAGTGCGACGGTTGGCCAGGCCGGTGAGGGCGTCGGTGGCTGCCAGTTCTGACAGCACCTGCTCGGCACGATGGCGACGGCGCAATTCCATGCACAGCGCCCAAGTCAGCCACAACAGACCCACACATAACACCCCCGTTGCAAGGCTGACCAGCCACGCCGCGCGCCGCCAGGGCGCGAACACTTCATCACTGGAGAGGGCCACCGCAACGATCAATGGCAAATTGCCCACATTGGAGAAACTGTAAAGGCGTGCCTGATGGTCGACACTGGAGATGCTTCGGAAACTGCCGTCCCGTTCACGCAGCATACGTGCGACGTTGGGGCGTTGGCTCAGGTCCTTGTTGATGATATCCGCTTCCAGCAAAGGCTCTTGCGCCAGCAGGATGCCTTGGTGGTTGAGCAGGTTGATCGTGCTGTTGCTGCCGATATTCAGGCTGGTGAACAGCTGGCGGAAGTACGACAGGCGCATGGACGCGACGGCGACTCCCAGGAAGCGCCCGTCCGGTGACGAAACGCGGCGGCTGAACGCGATGCGCCATTGGTCATCGCACACACAGCGGGCCATGAACGGACGGCTGATGTACAACCCCACGTCCGGATTCTGGCGGTGAACCTGAAAATAGTCCCGATCAGCGAAGTTGCCGGGCTTGATCGTGAGCAGTGACGAGTCGGCAATCACCTCGCCGGTGGGGTCCAGCAACAGGACATCGCCCTTGTATGGCGCGGCGGCGGAGCGGTCGAACAGCACCAACTGACGGATACTCGCGGATACATCCTGCAGGTCAGTACGTTCGGTAGCGGTGATCAAACCCTTGAGGCCCACATCGTAGAGTTCGACATTGCGCAACACGTCGGCGTCGATCAATTGGGTGATGGTATTGGCGGTGCGCTTGGCCGTCTGCAAGGTATTGGCGTGTTCACGAATCAGCAGCGCCGTGACGACTCCCACGATCAGCAACACTGTCAGCGTGCTGCCCAGGATAAGCAGGCGCTCAGGGCGGGTAAGGCTTGGGCTCATCGGACGCACTTCTGCTTTGAGGATGCCAATAGCTTAGTAGCAACTCTGGAATAGGTCGCAGAACCCAAATGTGGGAGCAATCCCCCTCCCACATTTGGAACCTTGTCAGAAGATGTTGATGGGGTAATCCACAATCACACGGTACTCATCCACATCCCGATCCACTGCCGAGTAGCCATTGCTTCCTCGATTAGTCGCCCATTGCAGGCGCACGGCGAGGTCCTTGGCCTTGCCACCCTGCACCACATATTTCACGTCGATATCCCGTTCCCAATGCTTGGCGTCCTTGCCGTCGGCGCTGTACCAACTGCTGTAGCCACGACTGTTGGGGTCGACCTTGGTCAGGTCGGTCTTGCCGCTGATGTAGGACACGGCAGACGTCAGCCCCGGCACGCCGAGGCCGGCGAAGTCGTAGGCGTACTTGAGCTTCCAGGAGCGCTCGTTGGGGCCGTTGAAGTCCGAGTACTGCTGGGAGTTGTCCAGGTACACGCTGTCGCCCTGGGTGATGTAGTCGAACGGCGTGTTGCCGTTGACCCGCTGATAGGTGGCCGTGACGCTGTGGTTGCCCACGCCTACGGTGAAATGCAGGCTGTAGGTGTTGTTGTCGATATCACCCAGCAGCGATTGGCCGGTGTCCTGGGTGTGGTAGTAGTGCAGGCCGGGGGTCAGGCTGACCAGATCATTGAGGGCGTAGGTATATTCGAGGTCGTAGTAGTACTGGTGCCATACGTCCTTGAGTTCGGAGGCGTACAGGTTGCTGGTCAACCCGGCAATGCCGCTGAACGACACGCCGGCCCAGTCCAGGTGCTGGCTGTCGGCATTGGCCGGCAATGCGCCGTAGCTGGTGCCGATGCGCCGATGGCCGCTCTGGTTGTAGAGCTTGGTAAAGCTGGCCTGGCCGCCTTCGATCATCCAGCCGTCAAAGCTGTGGTTGGTCAGGCTTACACCCCGGAACGTCTGCGGCAACATGCGCGTCATGCCGCCGGCGATCACCGGGTTGTTAAGGAACAGGTCGCCGGCTTTCAGTTCGGTATCGAAGGCACGCATTTTCAAGGTGCCGCCGGCGGTGGAAAACGAACCCGGTGCCTTGCCGTTGCCGCTGCCGTAGGGAAGGATGCTGGAGCCATCAGTGCCGCCGCCGCCGTCGAGCTTCAGGCCGAGCATGGCGTTGACGTCCAGGCCAAAGCCGACGGTGCCCTGGGTGTAGCCGGACTCGAAAGTGCCGATAAAGCCCTGGCCCCATTCCTTGCTGTCATCGGTATGGGTGTCGCGTCGGTCGCGGTTCATGTAGTAGTTGCGGGTGTTGACCGTGAGGTGCGAACCCTCGACGAAGCCTTCGTCGGGCGGGGCGTCCGCCGCGTGGGCAAGGGGGATGATCGTTGCTGCGATTGCGAGGAATAACGGGGTGAACGTCAGCGAGTTCTTCACCGGTGGAGCTCCTTTGGTCAATCATGAACGGCCAGTGTCGTGGGGTGTGCCCGGCCTTTTTTCACGGCAAAAAAAAGCCGCTGAAGTCAGCGGCTTTAAGACAGATTCCCAGTGTAGAGCCCTGGAAATAAGTCGAGGGAAATTCGGGTAAGCGGGTCAGCTGCCTTTGCCGTCGCGCTCATCGATGCGTCAAAGTAACGCAGGCGAGCGGTGCGATACAGAGTGTAACAAGATAATAACTATTGCCCAAATCGCAACAGTGTGGGCGATAGGATCTTCTGTGGGAGCTGGCTTGCATGCGATGCAGACACCTCGGTATGCCACGCGCGCCGGGATGATGCTATCGCAGCATGGGTATCTACACATCTTTTGGTACGGCGCTGTACCTGTGGCGAGGGAGCTTGCTCCCGCTGGCGGCCTCAGGGCCGACGAGGGTGCTGGGTCAGACCGAGTACATATCCGTTATTTAGGTAACGGCTGCTATTGGTTCCGCTCTTACAGCGGCTCACTTTTGAAAAGCCGGAATGCCGGCCCAGACAAAAGTAAGCAAAACGCTCTTGCCCCAACACTCGGCACCTCGCTTAGGCTCGGTGTGCCCGTAATCCGCCATGGATTTGGGGGGCCGCCGCCACGCGCCATCCATGGCGCGGGGCGGCTAAACCGGCATCCCTGCCGGTTTACCCCCCAAATCCATGTCGGATTCCAGCCAGCGTGGTTTAACGGGGCGCCTGAGATCAAAAGCAGATCAAGATCAAGAGCTACTCGCTTCGCATCGTGGTTACCGTCGGTTGCTATCAAGTTGTGTAGATACCTATGGCTATCGCAGGCAAGCCAGCTCCCACATTTTTGAACGAGTTGTTTAGACCGGAAGGGTGATACCAAAGGTATTGCCACCGCCTTCGCTGCGCACAAACACATCCCCGCCATGCATCAACGCAATCGCCTTGACGATAGCCAGCCCCAGCCCGTGATTGGCCCCGCTGTTGCTGCGTGATGCATCCACCCGGTAGAAACGTTCGAACAGGCGCGGCAAGTGTTCGCTGGCGATCGTCTCGCCCGGGTTGGTCACGCCAATCGCTACCTGTTGCCCCTGCACTTGGATGTGCACGTTGATAACCTGTCCGGGCGCGGTGTGTTGCACGGCATTGCTCAGCAGGTTGATCAGCGCACGCCGCAGGTGGGCCTTTTCGATCTGTACCCGGGCATCGCCGTGCACGCGCACCTGGACCTGGGCGTCTTCGAGGATGAAGTCCAGGTAATCGAGGGTGGTGGCCACTTCATCGGCCAGGGAGCATTCGATCAGCTTGGTGGCTTTGCTGCCCTGGTCGGCGCTGGCGAGGAACAGCATGTCGTTGATGATCGAGCGCAGCCGTTCCAGCTCTTCCAGGTTCGATTGCAACACCTCGAAATAGTGCTCGGCCGAACGCCCGCGTGTCAGTGCGACTTGGGTCTGGCCGATCAGGTTGGTCAGCGGCGAGCGCAGTTCATGGGCCACGTCGGCGTTGAACGATTCCAGGCGCGAGTAGGCTTGTTCCACGCGGTCGAGAGTGGCATTGAACGAATTGACGAAGAGGCTCAACTCCGGTGGCAGCGGTGACAATTGCAAGCGCCCCGAGAGTTTGGGCGGGGCGAGTTTGCGCGCTTCGTCGGAGAGCTTTTCCAGTGGCTTCAAGCCGATGCGCGCAACCCAGAAGCCCAGCAGCGCGGCCATGACCACACCCACCATTGCCAGGCTGATCAACGCCACCAGCAAATGATGCTGGGTGGCGCGGAAGTTTTCGGTGTCGATGGCGATCATAAAGCGCAACGCCGGGCGCTGGTCCTTGGCCGCAAACTGGCTGACCAGCACCTTGAACGGATAAGCGTGGCCGGGCAGGCGCAGGTCGCGCTTGCCCGTCGGGCCCTGTGCAAAGGCACGGATTTGCGCGTCCGGCTCGCCATATTCATAGCTCGGGTCGCTGCTGACCACCCAGAATCGAATGCGCTTGTCTTCTTCGCCCAGCAGCTTGAGCTTGGACTTTATCTTGACCCAATGCTCCGGCGTGCCGAAGCGGTTCACCGACGATTCCAGCACGCTGTAGCGCGCATCCAGTTCGGCGCCCGGCAACAACCCCAGGCCGCGATCCACCTGCTGGTACAGCGCGCCGCCGATCAGCACGAAGATCAGCAGCGCCACCAGAGTGAACATGCTGCTCAAACGCAGGGCAATGGAATTAGCCGACACTACGGTTCTCCAGTACATAACCCATGCCGCGAATGGTGTGCAGCAGCTTGTGTTCGAACGGCCCGTCGAGCTTGGCGCGCAGGCGCTTGATCGCCACTTCCACCACGTTGGCATCGCTGTCGAAATTGATGTCCCAGACCATCTCGGCAATCGCGGTCTTGGACAGGATTTCTCCCTGGCGCCGCGCCAACACGCTGAGCAGCGAGAACTCCTTGGCGGTCAGGTCCAGGCGTACACCGTTGCGACTGGCCTTGCGGCTGATCAAGTCGATCCACAGGTCGGCAACGGTTACCTGCACCGGCTCATGGCCGCCGCTGCGGCGGGTCAGGGCTTGCAGGCGCGCCACCAGCTCAAGAAACGAAAACGGCTTGCCCAGGTAATCATCGGCGCCCTCACGCAGGCCGCGAATGCGGTCCTCCACGCGCTCGCGGGCGGTGAGCATGATCACCGGCGTCTGCTTGCGGGCGCGCAACGCCCGCAATACGCCAAAGCCGTCCAGGCCGGGGAGCATCACGTCGAGCACGATCACCGCGTACTCATTCTCCAGCGCCAGGTGCAGGCCCTCGACGCCTTCGCGTGCCACATCGACGGTGTAGCCTTGCTCTGTCAGGCCACGGTGCAGGTAGTCTGCGGTTTTTTCTTCATCTTCAATAATCAGGACGCGCATGACCGCCTCAGTGTGTGGTCGCCAGCGCCAGCGCTGGTTTGGGCCTGTGGAAAGTCCGTTCAAGGTACAAGTATATGACCGGAGTCGTGAACAGCGTCAGCGCCTGGCTCACCAGCAAGCCACCCACCACCGCAATGCCCAGCGGTTGACGCAGCTCCGCCCCCGGGCCCGAGCCCAGCATCAAGGGCACCGCGCCGAGCAGGGCGGCGAGGGTGGTCATGATGATCGGTCGGAACCGCGTGACGCAGGCTTCATAAATCGCATCCTCCGGCGTCAGCCCGCGCACGCGCTGGGCTTCCAGGGCGAAGTCGATCATCAAAATGCCGTTTTTCTTGACGATGCCGATCAGCAACACCAGGCCGATCAAGGCCATGATCGAAAAATCCTGGCCCAGCAGCCATAGCATGATCAGCGCACCCAGGCCCGCCGAGGGCAGGGTGGAAATGATCGTCAGCGGGTGCACGAAACTCTCGTACAGCACACCCAGGATGATGTACACCGCCACCAGCGCCGCGAGGATCAGCCACGGTTGGCTGGCCAGCGAACTCTGGAACGCCTGGGCTGCGCCCTGGAAGTTGCCGATCAGGGTGCTCGGCATACCGATGTCGTTCTTGGCCTGGTCGAGCATGATCACCGCGTCGCCCAGGGCCACGCCGGGCGCCAGGTTGAACGACAGGTTGGCGGCGGGGAACATGCCGTCATGGCTGATGGACAAGGGCCCCACGCTGGGCGGCTCGACCCTGGCCAGTGCCGACAGCGGCACCATTTCGTTGGTCAGCGGCGAGCGCAGGTAAAAGTAGTTGAGGCTTTCGGCCTTGCCGCGTTGCTGGCTGTCCAGTTCGAGTATCACCTGGTACTGGTTGATCTCGGTCTGGAACTCGTTGATCTGGCGCTGGCCGAAGGCGTCGTACAGCGCCTGGTCGACATCGGTGGCGGTCAGGCCGAAGCGGGCTGCGGCCTGGCGGTCGATGTTGATGTGGGTAATGCTGCCGCCCAGTTGCAGGTCGTTGGACAGGTCACGAAACGCAGGGTTGCTGCGCAGTTTCTCCGTGAGGCGTTGGGTCCAGGTGTTGAGCGTCGGGCCGTCGTTGCTCTTGAGCACGTATTGGTACTGGGCGCGGCTGGGGCCGGAGCTCAAGTTGATGTCCTGGCCGGCGCGCAGGTACAGCACGATACCGGGCACTTTCGCCAGTTGCGGGCGCAGGCGGTCGATGAACTGGCTGGCGGACACGTCGCGATCACCGCGATCTTTCAAGGCAATCCAGAAGCGCCCGTTGGCGATGGTCTGGTTGCTGCCGGTGACGCCCACCGAGTGGGAAAACGCCTGCACCGCCGGGTCGGCCTTGACGATGTCCGCCAGGGCCTTGTGCTTGGCAACCATGTCCTTGTACGACACATCGGCCGCCGCCTCGCTGGTGCCGAGCACGAAACCGGTGTCCTGCACCGGGAAGAAACCCTTGGGGATAAACACATAACCGACCACAGCCAAGGCCAGGGTCACCACGAAGATCGCCGCCATGCTGCGTTGGTGCGCCAGTGCCCGGCGCAGATTGCGTGCGTAGCCGGCCAGCAGGCGCTCGCTGAAGGAGGGTTTGGCGTGGGCAGGATGGCTCGGTGCGCGCATGAACAAGGCGGCCAGGGTAGGCGCCAATGTCAGCGAAACCACCACCGAAATCAGGATGGTCGAAGTGGCCGTCAGCGCGAATTCCTTGAACAACCGCCCGACCACACCGCCCATGAACAGCAGCGGAATAAACGCCGCTACCAGCGAGAAGCTGATGGACACCACGGTAAAACCGATTTCGCCGGCCCCCTTGATCGCCGCTTCGCGCTGGCCCAGGCCGGCCTCCAGGTGCCGATGGATGTTCTCCACCACCACAATCGCATCGTCCACCACGAAGCCCACGGCGATCACGATAGCGACCAGGGTCAGGTTGTTCAGGCTGAACCCCATCACGTACATCAGGGCAAAACTGGCCACCAGCGATACACCCAGCACGGCCGACACAATCAGTGTCGCCGAGAGCTGGCGCAAAAACAGCGCCATCACCGCCACCACTAGCAGGATGGCGATCAGCAGGGTCATTTCCACTTCATGCAGGGAGGCGCGGATGGTCTTGGTGCGGTCGGTCAATACGCTGACCTGCACCGAGGCCGGCAACATGCCTTGCAGGCGCGGCAGTTCGGCCTGGATGCGGTCGACGGTTTCGACGATGTTGGCGCCGGGCTGACGCGAAATCACCAGGTTGACCCCTGGCGTATCGCCGGACCAGGCTTGCACGTAGGCGTTTTCCGAACCATTGATGACGTTGGCGATATCGCGCAGTTGAACCGGTGCGCCGTCTTTGTAGGAAACGATTAACTGGCCGTAGTCTTCGGGATGAAACAGCTGGTCGTTGGTCGACAGGGTCGAGACGCTGTTCTCGCCATAGATCGCGCCCTTGGCCAAGTTGAGGCTCGACTGCTGAATGGCCAGGCGTATGTCGGCGAGGGTCAGGCCGATGGCCGCGAGTTTGTCGGGGGAGGCCTGCACGCGAATCGCCGGGCGTTGCTGGCCGGTGATGTTGATCTGGCCGACGCCGTCGATCTGGCTGATCTGGCGCGCCAGCAGGGTTTCCACGTAATCACTCAGCTCGGTGCTGGGCATGCTGCCTGAACTGACGCTGAGGATCAGCACCGGGCTGTCGGCCGGGTTGACCTTTCTCCAGGTCGGCAAGTTCGGCATATCGCTGGGCAGCTTGCCGGAGGCGGTGTTGATTGCGGCCTGGACTTCCTGGGCGGCGGTGTCGATGCTTTTTTCC
This genomic stretch from Pseudomonas synxantha BG33R harbors:
- the ftsZ gene encoding cell division protein FtsZ, translating into MFELVDNIPASPVIKVIGVGGGGGNAVNHMVKSNIEGVEFICANTDAQALKSIGARTILQLGTAVTKGLGAGANPEVGRQAALEDRERIAEVLQGTNMVFITTGMGGGTGTGAAPIIAEVAKEMGILTVAVVTRPFPFEGRKRMQIADEGIRLLSESVDSLITIPNEKLLTILGKDASLLSAFAKADDVLAGAVRGISDIIKRPGMINVDFADVRTVMSEMGMAMMGTGCASGPNRAREATEAAIRNPLLEDVNLQGARGILVNITAGPDLSLGEYSDVGSIIEAFASEHAMVKVGTVIDPDMRDELHVTVVATGLGAKIEKPVKVIDNTLHNSQVSQANQAAAAAAPARQELPSVNYRDLDRPTVMRNQAQAGAAASRSLNPQDDLDYLDIPAFLRRQAD
- the lpxC gene encoding UDP-3-O-acyl-N-acetylglucosamine deacetylase; this encodes MIKQRTLKNIIRATGVGLHSGEKVYLTLKPAPVDTGIVFVRADLDPVVQIPARAENVGETTMSTTLVNGDVKVDTVEHLLSAMAGLGIDNAYVELSASEVPIMDGSAGPFVFLIQSAGLEEQDAAKKFIRILREVTVEDGDKRATFVPFEGFKVSFEIDFDHPVFRDRTQSASVDFSSTSFVKEVSRARTFGFMSDIEYLRKHNLALGGSVENAIVVDADGVLNEDGLRYEDEFVKHKILDAIGDLYLLGNSLIGEFKGFKSGHALNNQLLRKLIEQTDAWEVVTFEDASTAPISYMRPVAAV
- a CDS encoding heavy metal response regulator transcription factor, whose amino-acid sequence is MRVLIIEDEEKTADYLHRGLTEQGYTVDVAREGVEGLHLALENEYAVIVLDVMLPGLDGFGVLRALRARKQTPVIMLTARERVEDRIRGLREGADDYLGKPFSFLELVARLQALTRRSGGHEPVQVTVADLWIDLISRKASRNGVRLDLTAKEFSLLSVLARRQGEILSKTAIAEMVWDINFDSDANVVEVAIKRLRAKLDGPFEHKLLHTIRGMGYVLENRSVG
- a CDS encoding OprD family porin, producing MKNSLTFTPLFLAIAATIIPLAHAADAPPDEGFVEGSHLTVNTRNYYMNRDRRDTHTDDSKEWGQGFIGTFESGYTQGTVGFGLDVNAMLGLKLDGGGGTDGSSILPYGSGNGKAPGSFSTAGGTLKMRAFDTELKAGDLFLNNPVIAGGMTRMLPQTFRGVSLTNHSFDGWMIEGGQASFTKLYNQSGHRRIGTSYGALPANADSQHLDWAGVSFSGIAGLTSNLYASELKDVWHQYYYDLEYTYALNDLVSLTPGLHYYHTQDTGQSLLGDIDNNTYSLHFTVGVGNHSVTATYQRVNGNTPFDYITQGDSVYLDNSQQYSDFNGPNERSWKLKYAYDFAGLGVPGLTSAVSYISGKTDLTKVDPNSRGYSSWYSADGKDAKHWERDIDVKYVVQGGKAKDLAVRLQWATNRGSNGYSAVDRDVDEYRVIVDYPINIF
- the ftsA gene encoding cell division protein FtsA; translated protein: MANVQSGKMIVGLDIGTSKVVALVGEVGEDGAIEIVGIGTHPSRGLKKGVVVNIESTVQSIQRAIEEAQLMAGCRIHSAFVGVAGNHIRSLNSHGIVAIRDREVSSADLDRVLDAAQAVAIPADQRVLHTLPQDYVIDNQEGVREPLGMSGVRLEAKVHVVTCAVNAAQNIEKCVRRCGLEIDDIILEQLASAYSVLTDDEKELGVCLVDIGGGTTDIAIFTEGAIRHTAVIPIAGDQVTNDIAMALRTPTQYAEEIKIRYACALAKLAGAGETIKVPSVGDRPPRELSRQALAEVVEPRYDELFTLIQAELRRSGYEDLIPAGIVLTGGTSKMEGAVELAEEIFHMPVRLGVPHGVKGLGDVVRNPIYSTGVGLLLYGLQKQTDGISLSGPSIRDSYRSDDEAKAPLFERLQAWVKGNF
- a CDS encoding heavy metal sensor histidine kinase, giving the protein MSANSIALRLSSMFTLVALLIFVLIGGALYQQVDRGLGLLPGAELDARYSVLESSVNRFGTPEHWVKIKSKLKLLGEEDKRIRFWVVSSDPSYEYGEPDAQIRAFAQGPTGKRDLRLPGHAYPFKVLVSQFAAKDQRPALRFMIAIDTENFRATQHHLLVALISLAMVGVVMAALLGFWVARIGLKPLEKLSDEARKLAPPKLSGRLQLSPLPPELSLFVNSFNATLDRVEQAYSRLESFNADVAHELRSPLTNLIGQTQVALTRGRSAEHYFEVLQSNLEELERLRSIINDMLFLASADQGSKATKLIECSLADEVATTLDYLDFILEDAQVQVRVHGDARVQIEKAHLRRALINLLSNAVQHTAPGQVINVHIQVQGQQVAIGVTNPGETIASEHLPRLFERFYRVDASRSNSGANHGLGLAIVKAIALMHGGDVFVRSEGGGNTFGITLPV
- a CDS encoding diguanylate cyclase, giving the protein MSPSLTRPERLLILGSTLTVLLIVGVVTALLIREHANTLQTAKRTANTITQLIDADVLRNVELYDVGLKGLITATERTDLQDVSASIRQLVLFDRSAAAPYKGDVLLLDPTGEVIADSSLLTIKPGNFADRDYFQVHRQNPDVGLYISRPFMARCVCDDQWRIAFSRRVSSPDGRFLGVAVASMRLSYFRQLFTSLNIGSNSTINLLNHQGILLAQEPLLEADIINKDLSQRPNVARMLRERDGSFRSISSVDHQARLYSFSNVGNLPLIVAVALSSDEVFAPWRRAAWLVSLATGVLCVGLLWLTWALCMELRRRHRAEQVLSELAATDALTGLANRRTLDERLRMEWDRAQRSTEPLTVLMIDVDHFKAFNDRHGHQGGDDALRAVAQVINSTIRRPADLAARYGGEEFAAVLPHTDAKGAWVIAERIRQSVQHLPQVAGDDQPITVSIGMSTWHKHSRITLEDLLLKADQALYEAKHSGRNRIVDAATLPI